One genomic region from Streptomyces sp. NBC_00457 encodes:
- a CDS encoding acyclic terpene utilization AtuA family protein, whose product MELRILAPTGALGAGFDAAAFRRGVAARPHVIACDAGSTDSGPAALGSGNPKLSDQAVTRDLRLLLTARDELGVPLIIGSCGTSGRDTGVDRVAALVRDIAAAQNLHFKLALIYSDQPTERLQHLYDADRLQPLPHAPEIDRELFARSHTVAMMGVEPIQEALDAGCDVILAGRASDTALFAALPHMLGADPGLTWHMAKTIECGAACAIPPSANGLLVHLRNDHFDVTTLAEGSRLTPRSVAAHTLYENADPYRVAEPSGTLDTSDATYEAIDERTVRARGARFVPANGYSNKLEGAELVGYQTVIVGGVRDRVVIRRLPDLLPFAKKYFADKIIDVFGGVVDPDDVDIDFRLYGDGAVLATAEPESLRPRELGVLITVTAPDQATAHAVATFVAHASSHLPIPEYDGLVSTLAYPYSPPEIDRGPLYRFTLNHVVTGVSPTELFRTTTEEL is encoded by the coding sequence ATGGAGTTGCGCATCCTCGCTCCCACCGGAGCACTCGGCGCCGGCTTCGACGCCGCCGCCTTCCGACGCGGCGTCGCGGCCCGCCCGCACGTCATCGCGTGTGACGCCGGATCGACCGACTCCGGACCGGCCGCACTCGGCTCGGGAAACCCCAAGCTCTCCGACCAGGCCGTCACCCGCGACCTGCGCCTTCTGCTCACCGCACGCGACGAACTGGGCGTGCCGCTGATCATCGGATCCTGCGGCACCAGCGGCCGGGACACCGGAGTCGACCGCGTCGCCGCCCTCGTACGCGACATCGCCGCGGCGCAGAACCTGCACTTCAAACTGGCTCTGATCTACTCCGACCAGCCGACCGAACGTCTCCAGCACCTCTACGACGCCGACCGCCTCCAGCCGCTGCCGCACGCCCCCGAGATCGACCGGGAGCTGTTCGCCCGCAGTCACACGGTCGCCATGATGGGTGTCGAACCCATCCAGGAGGCTCTGGACGCCGGCTGCGACGTCATCCTGGCCGGACGCGCAAGCGACACCGCGCTCTTCGCCGCGCTCCCCCACATGCTCGGCGCCGACCCCGGCCTGACCTGGCACATGGCCAAGACCATCGAATGCGGCGCCGCCTGCGCCATACCCCCGTCCGCCAACGGCCTGCTCGTGCACCTGCGAAACGACCACTTCGATGTCACCACGCTCGCCGAAGGCAGCCGTCTCACCCCCAGGTCCGTCGCCGCCCACACGCTGTACGAGAACGCCGACCCGTATCGCGTCGCGGAGCCGTCGGGCACCCTCGACACCAGCGACGCCACCTACGAGGCGATCGACGAACGCACCGTCCGGGCGCGCGGAGCACGCTTCGTCCCCGCGAACGGCTACAGCAACAAACTCGAAGGCGCCGAACTCGTCGGCTACCAGACCGTCATCGTCGGAGGAGTGCGCGACCGAGTGGTCATCCGGCGCCTGCCCGACCTGCTCCCCTTCGCCAAGAAGTACTTCGCGGACAAGATAATCGACGTGTTCGGCGGCGTCGTGGACCCCGACGACGTCGACATCGACTTCCGCCTCTACGGCGACGGGGCTGTACTGGCCACCGCGGAACCGGAGTCGCTGCGCCCTCGCGAACTCGGCGTCCTCATCACGGTTACGGCACCCGACCAGGCAACGGCCCACGCGGTCGCCACCTTCGTCGCGCACGCCAGCAGCCACCTGCCCATACCGGAATACGACGGGCTGGTCTCCACCCTCGCCTACCCGTACTCCCCGCCCGAGATCGACCGCGGCCCCCTCTACCGGTTCACCCTCAACCACGTCGTCACCGGAGTCAGTCCCACAGAACTGTTCCGCACCACCACCGAGGAGCTGTGA
- a CDS encoding PHB depolymerase family esterase, translating into MTAERPLTPWDLPAGHPGIAFLTGPTTFFALARDPRFSYCLYVPTDHTPAGPPLPLVVTVHGTRRRAEALRDAFADFADRHNCVVLAPLFPAGITGPNDVDSYKLLSPAGFRPDEALLDMVDETAARWHVRADRFHLHGFSGGGQFAHRFAYLHPDRVASLSVGAPGRVTLLDPTTTWWHGTADMKEQFGTHADPAALRGLPVQLVIGENDTDAAELAPDDERRPVPAGTNRMERINALRANWREHGIDARLDIVPGTGHHHFAVLPAVQQFLETQVSASPS; encoded by the coding sequence ATGACCGCCGAACGCCCCCTGACCCCCTGGGACCTGCCCGCCGGGCACCCTGGCATCGCCTTCCTCACGGGCCCCACGACCTTCTTCGCCCTCGCCCGCGACCCCCGCTTCTCCTATTGCCTCTACGTGCCCACCGACCACACCCCCGCCGGTCCACCCCTCCCCCTGGTGGTCACCGTCCACGGAACAAGACGCCGCGCTGAAGCACTCCGTGATGCCTTCGCCGACTTCGCCGACCGCCACAACTGCGTTGTCCTCGCCCCGCTCTTCCCCGCCGGAATCACCGGCCCGAACGACGTGGACAGCTACAAGCTCCTCTCCCCTGCCGGATTCCGCCCCGACGAAGCCCTGCTCGACATGGTCGACGAAACCGCGGCCCGCTGGCATGTGCGCGCCGACCGCTTCCACCTCCACGGTTTCTCCGGAGGAGGCCAGTTCGCCCACCGCTTCGCCTACCTCCATCCCGACCGAGTGGCGTCCCTGTCGGTGGGCGCCCCCGGGCGCGTCACCCTCCTCGACCCCACGACGACGTGGTGGCACGGCACAGCCGACATGAAGGAACAATTCGGCACCCACGCCGACCCGGCGGCTCTGCGCGGCCTTCCCGTGCAGCTGGTCATCGGCGAGAACGACACCGACGCAGCCGAACTCGCACCCGACGACGAGCGCCGGCCCGTGCCCGCGGGAACCAACCGCATGGAACGCATCAACGCGCTGCGCGCCAACTGGCGCGAACACGGCATCGACGCACGCCTCGACATCGTGCCCGGCACCGGCCACCACCACTTCGCGGTCCTCCCCGCGGTCCAGCAGTTCCTCGAAACCCAGGTGTCCGCGTCCCCCAGCTGA
- a CDS encoding response regulator transcription factor produces MNQVIVAGGPSLVRAALTKVIDSSSSMRVAGTAVHSGDLRDLLHGGVEADLVLLDRSIQAAEPDDFTALISETCAVARTVVFGASRAQEVDAQVRAGATGILAADVSASQLIAALETVSRGGLVVALGTAPAVNTAQARVTPELTRDLSRREREILTMLSRGQDSASIARDLDLSPLTVKTHITHMLSKLGLRRRGHLIAFAYESGLIVPGITHTSFIANRLRAAS; encoded by the coding sequence GTGAACCAAGTAATTGTCGCGGGCGGGCCGTCCCTTGTGCGGGCCGCCCTCACCAAGGTGATCGATTCGAGTAGCTCCATGAGGGTGGCCGGCACCGCCGTGCACAGCGGCGACCTCAGGGACCTGCTCCATGGCGGCGTCGAGGCGGACCTCGTCCTGCTCGACCGCTCCATCCAGGCGGCTGAGCCGGACGACTTCACCGCTCTGATCAGCGAGACCTGTGCCGTGGCCCGGACCGTTGTCTTCGGCGCTTCCCGCGCTCAGGAGGTCGACGCCCAGGTGCGCGCCGGCGCCACGGGCATTCTCGCCGCCGACGTCAGCGCGTCACAGCTGATCGCGGCCCTGGAAACCGTGAGCCGGGGTGGGCTTGTCGTGGCCCTGGGCACGGCTCCGGCTGTCAACACGGCTCAGGCACGGGTCACGCCCGAACTCACCCGAGATCTCTCCCGCAGAGAACGCGAGATCCTCACGATGCTGTCGCGCGGTCAGGACAGCGCCTCCATCGCCCGCGATCTGGACCTCAGTCCGCTCACCGTGAAGACCCACATCACGCACATGCTCAGCAAGCTCGGACTCCGCCGGCGAGGGCACCTGATCGCCTTCGCCTATGAGAGCGGGCTCATCGTGCCCGGCATCACCCACACGAGCTTCATCGCGAACCGGCTGCGAGCGGCCTCGTAA
- a CDS encoding MFS transporter — protein sequence MPNISAPVEGPSHGESTAPRRMSAGTVLWVTLAVFAQESVWNFYDAQVPSELRQYIASAGLVGLIMGMDNVLGVLIQPWMGFLSDRRARDGKGRWAIILTGAALASVPFALIPWTHGLPLLMLCVVGFAAMANAFKGITETLVSDYVAPSHRGKAQGFVKAGVSLTIVVSSLISLLVVDRSITLAFAIPPVLMLLLLTTSWFFLGRRHHPAANPPSADFASPWAVMKDMVRDPSRARALLMLGIFCFAGMWSALRSLMTPYGTEALDLSRGSAGGLALPGAVAFLVCVVPLAYASSRLGQVRAMRYGVGVFIVGLLIGFSVPTVPGTVIAMVIASVGYAAFAVNALVALWNLAPSRHVLGTYTGLYTVASSTGAALGPALLGLTVDATGWRFMLLNGAVFATITFAVFTRLARRITPPSH from the coding sequence ATGCCCAACATCTCCGCGCCCGTGGAAGGGCCCTCCCACGGAGAGTCCACCGCCCCGCGGCGAATGAGCGCCGGCACCGTCCTGTGGGTGACCCTGGCCGTCTTCGCCCAGGAATCGGTGTGGAACTTCTACGACGCGCAGGTCCCCTCCGAGCTGCGGCAGTACATCGCCTCCGCCGGCCTCGTCGGGCTGATCATGGGTATGGACAACGTCCTCGGGGTCCTGATCCAGCCCTGGATGGGATTCCTGTCCGACCGTCGCGCTCGCGACGGCAAGGGCCGTTGGGCGATCATCCTGACCGGAGCCGCCCTGGCCTCGGTGCCCTTCGCCCTGATCCCCTGGACGCACGGCCTTCCGCTGCTCATGCTCTGCGTCGTCGGCTTCGCGGCCATGGCCAACGCGTTCAAGGGCATCACGGAGACCCTGGTCTCCGACTACGTCGCCCCCTCCCACCGGGGCAAGGCGCAGGGCTTCGTGAAGGCCGGCGTCAGTCTCACGATCGTCGTCTCGTCGCTGATCAGCCTGCTCGTCGTCGACCGCAGCATCACCCTGGCGTTCGCCATCCCGCCCGTCCTCATGCTGCTGTTGCTCACGACGTCCTGGTTCTTCCTGGGCCGCCGACATCACCCCGCCGCGAACCCACCGTCCGCCGACTTCGCCTCACCCTGGGCGGTCATGAAGGACATGGTGCGCGACCCGTCCCGCGCCCGGGCCCTGCTCATGCTGGGCATCTTCTGCTTCGCCGGCATGTGGTCCGCTCTGCGCTCGCTCATGACCCCGTACGGCACCGAGGCACTGGACCTGTCCCGCGGCTCGGCGGGCGGGCTCGCGCTACCCGGCGCCGTCGCCTTCCTGGTCTGCGTCGTCCCCCTCGCCTACGCCTCGTCCCGGCTGGGCCAGGTGCGCGCCATGCGCTACGGCGTCGGCGTGTTCATCGTCGGCCTGCTCATCGGCTTCTCCGTCCCCACGGTTCCCGGCACGGTCATCGCCATGGTGATCGCTTCCGTGGGCTACGCGGCCTTCGCCGTCAACGCGCTTGTCGCGTTGTGGAACCTCGCTCCCAGCAGACACGTCCTGGGCACCTACACCGGCCTGTACACCGTCGCCTCGTCCACCGGTGCGGCGCTCGGCCCCGCCCTGCTCGGCCTCACCGTCGACGCGACCGGATGGCGCTTCATGCTCCTGAACGGCGCGGTGTTCGCCACGATCACCTTCGCCGTCTTCACCCGCCTGGCCCGCCGAATCACTCCCCCCTCGCACTGA
- a CDS encoding MarR family winged helix-turn-helix transcriptional regulator, with translation MLPADEVPLTEAAVQAAGDIWVVVGRLRRKLHALEAAEETTGGDGGREKEPSPPQSSVLRRLARNGPASASDLAAAEGVRPQSMAKTVIALEEAGLVSRSPDPDDGRRQLVSLTDRGHERRRGERLARQAWLARALQQHGTEEEVRAVITAMALLDKVAQA, from the coding sequence ATGCTGCCAGCGGATGAAGTGCCCTTGACCGAGGCCGCCGTTCAGGCAGCCGGCGACATCTGGGTGGTGGTCGGCCGGCTCCGCCGCAAACTGCACGCGCTGGAAGCGGCCGAGGAAACGACGGGTGGAGACGGGGGCAGGGAGAAGGAACCGTCCCCGCCGCAGAGTTCCGTCCTGCGCCGCCTCGCCAGGAATGGCCCCGCCTCCGCCAGTGACCTCGCCGCCGCCGAGGGCGTACGGCCTCAATCGATGGCCAAGACCGTCATCGCCCTTGAAGAGGCCGGACTCGTCTCACGCAGCCCCGACCCCGATGACGGGCGGCGGCAACTCGTCTCGCTCACCGACCGGGGCCACGAACGGCGCAGGGGCGAGCGCCTCGCCCGTCAGGCGTGGCTCGCCCGTGCCCTGCAACAGCACGGCACCGAGGAGGAGGTGCGGGCGGTCATCACCGCCATGGCGCTGCTCGACAAGGTGGCGCAGGCGTGA
- a CDS encoding DUF4387 domain-containing protein: MTTLLDYCSLVRSKNAGPFTLTFDFMCHDQAAYDALVASGFLNRELFADLYGADPADILLVNHPLALAVKVSLPRPTVQGDLHDSDCYAGQQYAPLMDLAVSDVDKEHHG, from the coding sequence ATGACCACTCTGCTCGACTACTGCTCCCTGGTGCGGTCCAAGAACGCCGGTCCCTTCACCCTCACCTTCGACTTCATGTGCCACGACCAGGCCGCCTATGACGCCCTCGTCGCCAGCGGCTTCCTCAACAGGGAACTCTTCGCCGACCTCTACGGCGCCGACCCCGCCGACATCCTGCTCGTCAACCACCCGCTCGCTCTCGCCGTGAAGGTCTCCCTCCCCCGCCCGACCGTCCAGGGCGACCTGCACGACAGCGACTGCTACGCGGGCCAGCAGTACGCCCCCCTGATGGACCTCGCCGTGAGCGACGTGGACAAGGAGCACCACGGATGA
- a CDS encoding GntR family transcriptional regulator produces the protein MGQLPQLTVSATLGDQAYTAIREAIVSGVLERGQKVTERGLAESLDISATPVREALRRLEQDRLVERTGPRSVRIAKYAEEELREFSMIGDSLRALAARLAAEKSTAAQRRQMRTVLDEADRLCSQTAEVSPGSADERKLIEEILHCMRQFHELVDQASGNATLLQMLHMVDAFGPDERRNSVLSEISDERRSAVDARYHQHRAIYDAIAAGDGSRAEELMNAHSRSSSSSLLTARFSN, from the coding sequence ATGGGACAGCTTCCGCAGCTCACGGTCTCCGCGACCTTGGGTGACCAGGCGTACACGGCGATCCGTGAGGCGATCGTCTCGGGCGTCCTCGAGCGGGGTCAGAAGGTGACCGAGCGGGGGCTGGCCGAGTCTCTCGACATCAGCGCGACACCGGTGCGCGAGGCGTTGCGCCGCCTGGAGCAGGACCGGCTGGTGGAGAGGACCGGCCCCCGCTCCGTGCGCATCGCGAAGTACGCGGAGGAGGAACTGCGGGAGTTCTCCATGATCGGCGACTCGCTCCGCGCGCTGGCCGCGCGGCTGGCCGCGGAGAAGTCGACCGCGGCACAGAGACGGCAGATGCGTACCGTCCTCGACGAGGCCGACCGTCTGTGCAGCCAGACGGCCGAAGTCAGTCCCGGCAGCGCCGACGAGCGGAAGCTGATCGAGGAGATCCTGCACTGCATGCGACAGTTCCATGAGCTGGTGGACCAGGCCAGCGGGAACGCGACCCTGCTGCAGATGCTGCACATGGTCGACGCCTTCGGCCCGGACGAACGACGCAACAGCGTCCTGTCCGAGATCAGCGACGAACGGCGCAGCGCCGTGGATGCGCGCTATCACCAGCACCGTGCCATCTACGACGCCATCGCCGCCGGAGACGGCAGCCGGGCGGAGGAGCTGATGAACGCGCACAGCCGGTCGTCCAGCTCCTCCCTGCTCACGGCGCGCTTCTCGAACTGA
- a CDS encoding sensor histidine kinase, with product MTLRGRLPWAFSSVRLRLLAGLAVLLVVGLVVSAVISALLLDDFLDKRNQDTLKANSERLTRVIGQGPQTANADQLGALLSSPLGTVAVDEDNKVLLSTGSAAGAADELAALSATAPAGSVVTLEGGDLSAVRIPSPGLVIDRGPAEGTVTPATVVLSIDTSVDDATTDALIRRQLALIGGTLLVLLGLSVIVLRLGMRPLARMARSADAIAAGSLTERLPTHRNGSEADLLAKAVNRAFDAQARAEATVRSLAADTSHELRTPLSTISGWLDLHRQGGLSGPGLETALEHIENEVGRMRLLVEELSLLARLDAGRPVEQDDVDLTVLAAGVIEDAQIIYPQRDIAMAPALPAPVIGDAARLQQVLRNLVGNAVQHTPAQTSVRVEVTLSRDTVELTVIDNGPGISPEDLPRVFERFWRAEASRSRAYGGSGLGLAIVEAIVHAHHGQVAVYSDVGVGTTVTIRLPRGHRP from the coding sequence GTGACACTCCGCGGCCGTCTTCCCTGGGCCTTCTCCAGCGTCCGCCTGCGTCTGCTCGCGGGGCTCGCCGTTCTCCTGGTCGTCGGCCTGGTGGTCAGCGCCGTCATCAGCGCCCTGCTCCTGGATGACTTCCTGGACAAGCGAAACCAGGACACCCTCAAGGCCAACTCCGAGCGTTTGACACGGGTCATCGGCCAGGGACCGCAGACCGCCAACGCCGACCAGCTCGGCGCCCTGCTCAGCTCGCCCCTGGGCACGGTGGCCGTCGACGAGGACAACAAGGTCCTGCTGAGCACCGGTTCCGCGGCCGGAGCCGCCGACGAGCTGGCCGCGCTCAGCGCGACGGCACCCGCGGGAAGCGTCGTCACCTTGGAGGGGGGCGACCTCAGCGCCGTACGCATCCCCAGTCCCGGCCTGGTCATCGACCGCGGGCCCGCCGAAGGCACCGTGACACCGGCGACTGTCGTCCTCAGCATCGACACCTCCGTCGACGACGCCACCACCGACGCGCTCATCAGACGGCAACTGGCTTTGATCGGCGGCACGTTGCTGGTGCTGCTGGGGCTGTCCGTCATCGTTCTGCGTCTGGGTATGCGCCCGCTCGCCCGCATGGCCCGCAGCGCCGACGCCATCGCCGCGGGCTCCCTGACCGAGCGGCTGCCCACCCATCGCAACGGCAGCGAAGCCGACCTGCTGGCCAAGGCGGTCAACCGGGCGTTCGACGCCCAGGCCCGCGCGGAGGCGACCGTGCGCTCGCTGGCCGCCGACACCTCCCACGAACTGCGCACCCCGCTGTCCACCATCTCCGGATGGCTCGATCTGCACCGCCAAGGCGGCCTTTCCGGACCTGGCCTGGAGACCGCACTCGAGCACATCGAGAACGAAGTGGGGCGGATGCGCCTGCTCGTGGAGGAACTCTCGCTGCTCGCCCGCCTGGACGCCGGCCGGCCCGTCGAGCAGGACGATGTGGACCTCACCGTCCTGGCCGCCGGCGTCATCGAGGACGCCCAGATCATCTACCCCCAACGCGACATCGCCATGGCGCCCGCCCTGCCCGCACCCGTCATCGGGGATGCCGCCCGTCTCCAGCAGGTCCTGCGCAATCTCGTCGGCAACGCCGTCCAGCACACCCCGGCTCAGACCTCCGTGCGCGTCGAGGTCACCCTCAGCCGTGACACCGTGGAGCTGACTGTCATCGACAACGGTCCTGGAATCTCCCCCGAGGACCTGCCCCGCGTCTTCGAGCGGTTCTGGCGCGCCGAGGCCAGCCGGAGCCGCGCGTACGGCGGTTCCGGTCTCGGCCTGGCCATCGTGGAGGCCATCGTCCACGCCCACCACGGACAGGTGGCCGTGTACTCGGACGTGGGAGTCGGAACCACCGTCACCATCCGGCTCCCGCGTGGCCATCGGCCGTGA
- a CDS encoding MFS transporter has product MTRTATRRQRRAERGGFDRRLIAPMIMGSILNPINSSMLAVALIPIGRAFDVPPSQTAWLVSGLYLATAVGQPVIGRLVDAFGPRRLYLLGTALAGLAGLLGTLAPNLWVLVASRVLLGFGTSAAFPASMALLRSESERTGRKNPSGVLAALSISNQVIAVVGPALGGLLIGTGGWHLIFGINVPLSLMCLVLGALWLPRATPPGRTAGIDVPGMLWFAGSLTAFMFFLMNPAVAHWYLPVLGLATGSVFVRRELRTDQPFIDLRVIGGNVPLLATFTRQCLAYTTSYAFFYGYSQWLQEGRGLSAPQAGLLLLPLSATAIGVTALTGRRSQVRGKIVVGALFQCLGCAALLLLGADTPVWLLVVLSAVVGIPHGLIGLANQNALYAQADPARMGSSAGLLRTFMYIGALFAAAASAVFFHDGATSSGLHAMAWLLIGVTALFLLLCIADRSLSGVGTTPLTK; this is encoded by the coding sequence GTGACCCGGACAGCCACGCGCAGGCAGCGTCGGGCAGAGAGGGGCGGCTTCGACCGTCGCCTGATCGCACCGATGATCATGGGCTCGATTCTCAACCCCATCAACTCCTCGATGCTCGCGGTCGCGCTGATCCCCATCGGCCGCGCCTTCGACGTGCCACCCTCGCAGACGGCATGGCTGGTCTCCGGCCTCTACCTCGCGACGGCCGTCGGCCAGCCGGTGATCGGCCGGCTTGTCGACGCGTTCGGTCCGCGTCGGCTCTATCTGCTGGGCACCGCGCTGGCCGGCCTGGCCGGACTGCTCGGCACCCTCGCTCCGAACCTGTGGGTGCTGGTCGCCTCCCGCGTCCTCCTCGGATTCGGTACCTCGGCGGCCTTCCCGGCGTCCATGGCGCTGCTGCGCTCCGAGTCCGAGCGCACCGGCCGGAAGAACCCGAGTGGCGTCCTCGCCGCGCTGTCGATTTCCAACCAGGTCATCGCGGTCGTCGGCCCGGCCCTCGGGGGCCTGCTGATCGGCACGGGTGGCTGGCACCTGATCTTCGGCATCAACGTGCCGCTGTCGCTCATGTGTCTTGTCCTGGGCGCACTGTGGCTGCCACGCGCGACGCCCCCGGGCAGGACGGCAGGCATCGATGTGCCGGGCATGCTGTGGTTCGCCGGATCACTGACCGCGTTCATGTTCTTCCTGATGAACCCGGCAGTCGCACACTGGTATCTGCCCGTGCTGGGCCTGGCCACGGGCTCGGTGTTCGTCCGCCGCGAACTCCGCACCGACCAGCCGTTCATAGACCTTCGGGTCATCGGCGGAAACGTACCGCTGCTTGCCACGTTCACCCGCCAGTGCCTCGCCTACACCACGTCGTACGCCTTCTTCTACGGCTACAGCCAGTGGCTCCAGGAGGGCCGAGGACTGAGCGCGCCGCAGGCCGGTCTGCTTCTGCTGCCGCTGTCGGCGACGGCCATCGGTGTCACCGCGCTGACGGGACGCCGTAGCCAGGTGCGGGGCAAAATCGTCGTCGGCGCGCTCTTCCAATGCCTCGGCTGCGCAGCCTTGTTGCTCCTCGGTGCCGACACTCCGGTCTGGCTGCTCGTCGTGCTCAGCGCGGTCGTCGGCATCCCTCACGGGCTGATCGGGCTGGCCAACCAGAACGCCCTGTACGCGCAGGCCGATCCGGCCCGCATGGGCTCGTCCGCGGGACTGCTGCGCACGTTCATGTACATCGGCGCACTGTTCGCGGCGGCGGCGAGCGCCGTGTTCTTCCACGATGGCGCCACCAGTTCCGGACTGCATGCCATGGCCTGGCTGCTCATCGGCGTGACCGCGTTGTTCCTGCTCCTCTGCATCGCCGACCGGTCATTGAGCGGCGTCGGCACAACACCGTTGACGAAGTGA